A genomic segment from Salmo trutta chromosome 38, fSalTru1.1, whole genome shotgun sequence encodes:
- the LOC115178619 gene encoding zinc finger protein 572-like, protein MVPRPGYTPQNTHGGEKPYHCSDCGMSFATSSQLIRHQKTHTGEKPYCCDQCGKRFIQSANLTVHKRIHTGEKPYHCSDCVKSFSTSSGLITHQRTHTGEKPYHCSECGKRCTTSSALISHQRTHTGEKHYHCSDCGKSFTTLSNLTQHQRTHTVGKPHSCDQCDKTYSHLMSLIKHQKIHAGDPECGTISNTRPG, encoded by the exons ATGGTTCC GAGGCCTGGCTATACACCACAGAATACACACGGGGGAGAaaaaccttaccactgctctgactgcgGAATGAGTTTTGCTACCTCAAGCCAGCTGATAAGAcatcagaaaacacacacaggagaaaagccttattgctgtgatcagtgtgggaagagattcattCAATCGGCTAACCTGACTgtacacaagagaatacacaccGGAGAGAAACCGTACCACTGCTCCGATTGCGTGAAGAGCTTTTCTACCTCAAGTGGATTGATAACGCACCAgcgaacgcacacaggagagaagccgtacCACTGCTCCGAGTGCGGAAAGCGCTGTACCACCTCAAGTGCACTGATATCGCACCAGCGtacacacacgggagagaagcaTTACCACTGctctgattgtgggaagagttttactactttAAGCAACCTGACAcaacaccagcgaacacacacagtAGGGAAGcctcatagctgtgatcaatgtgacaagacaTATTCTCATCTAAtgtctctgattaaacatcagaaaatacatgcagGAGATCCAGAATGTGGAacgatctccaacaccagacctgggtag